The following proteins come from a genomic window of Triticum aestivum cultivar Chinese Spring chromosome 6A, IWGSC CS RefSeq v2.1, whole genome shotgun sequence:
- the LOC123128294 gene encoding U-box domain-containing protein 11 — protein sequence MAATAGAAAEIVREIAAVGAADLAAAPEPLRADCLRLARKVSLLTHLVAEVAEAAGEDGAAGPEAAAWVADLLRALQAARRFVALGRVPAVDTGAADQDVNDKNIAVQFKYVTWQLQAALTNLPHSCFQISDEVQEEVDLVRGQLKREMEKKGALDLNIFSKIHDILAHHVDNVGSQSEEPHSQRETLSLENLSSDHLELQHVALLISEISGISKSDIKKITSELIEGLENATVADSAKPTNGDNQTSDEAKDSPDNVKKPDTVAMPEDFRCPISLELMRDPVIVSTGQTYERAFIQRWIDGGNRTCPKTQQKLLNLTLTPNYVLRSLILQWCEEKGIEPPTRSKYEGSSIEVGEDRLAIEALVRNLSCSSLDERKSAAAEIRSLAKKSTDNRMLLAESGAIPALVKLLSSKDPKTQEHAVTSLLNLSIYDQNKELIVVGGAIVPIIQVLRTGSMEARENAAAAIFSLSLIDDNKIMIGSTPGAIEALVELLKSGSSRGRKDAATALFNLCIYQANKVRAVRAGILSPLVQMLQDSSSAGATDEALTILSVLVSHHECKTAIAKAHTIPFLIDLLRSSQARNKENAAAILLALCKKDAQNLACIGRLGAQIPLTELSKTGSDRAKRKATSLLEHLSKLQVL from the exons ATGGcggcgacggccggggcggcggcggagatcgtgCGGGAGATCGCGGCCGTGGGCGCCGCCGACCTGGCCGCCGCGCCGGAGCCGCTGCGGGCCGACTGCCTCCGCCTCGCGCGGAAGGTGTCACTGCTCACGCACCTCGTGgccgaggtggccgaggcggcggggGAGGACGGCGCGGCGGggcccgaggcggcggcgtgggtggCCGACCTGCTCCGGGCGCTCCAGGCCGCCAGGAGGTTCGTCGCGCTCGGCCGCGTGCCGGCAGTCGACACGGGGGCCGCGGATCAG GATGTCAACGACAAGAATATTGCTGTTCAGTTCAAGTATGTGACTTGGCAGTTGCAAGCAGCTCTAACAAATCTACCGCATAGTTGTTTTCAAATATCTGATGAAGTTCAAGAAGAG GTTGATTTAGTGCGGGGTCAGCTTAAAAGAGAAATGGAGAAGAAGGGAGCCCTTGAtctaaatattttttcaaaaattcATGATATCTTAGCTCATCATGTTGATAATGTTGGATCACAATCTGAAGAACCACACAGCCAGCGAGAGACATTGTCGTTGGAAAACTTGAGCAGTGATCATCTGGAGTTGCAACATGTTGCTTTACTAATTTCAGAAATAAGCGGGATATCTAAATCTGACATTAAAAAAATAACGTCTGAGCTAATTGAAGGGCTTGAAAACGCTACAGTTGCTGATTCTGCAAAACCAACAAATGGTGATAACCAAACAAGTGATGAAGCAAAAGACTCACCTGACAATGTTAAGAAGCCTGACACTGTAGCTATGCCTGAAGATTTCCGTTGCCCAATATCTCTTGAGCTGATGAGAGATCCTGTCATTGTGTCAACAGGGCAG ACATATGAGCGTGCTTTCATTCAaaggtggattgatggtggaaaccGGACGTGCCCAAAAACTCAACAGAAGCTCCTAAACCTTACATTAACCCCAAACTATGTACTGAGAAGTTTGATATTGCAATGGTGTGaggaaaaagggatcgaaccacctACAAGATCGAAATATGAAGGTTCTTCCATAGAGGTCGGTGAGGACAGATTGGCAATTGAAGCATTAGTTCGCAATCTTTCTTGCAGCTCATTGGATGAACGGAAATCTGCTGCTGCTGAAATAAGATCCTTGGCCAAAAAAAGTACAGACAACCGCATGCTTCTAGCAGAGTCCGGTGCCATTCCTGCTCTAGTGAAACTTTTGTCCTCAAAAGACCCAAAAACCCAGGAACACGCAGTTACATCTCTTTTGAATCTCTCCATATATGATCAAAACAAGGAACTGATAGTGGTCGGTGGTGCCATTGTCCCAATCATACAAGTGCTTAGGACGGGTAGCATGGAGGCAAGAGAAAATGCAGCTGCAGCTATTTTCAGCCTGTCACTAATCGATGATAACAAGATAATGATAGGAAGCACCCCCGGGGCGATTGAAGCATTGGTTGAGCTGCTGAAGAGTGGTAGTTCAAGAGGTAGAAAAGATGCAGCAACAGCACTGTTCAATCTATGCATATACCAGGCAAACAAGGTCCGCGCGGTCCGGGCAGGAATATTGTCGCCACTGGTTCAGATGCTGCAAGATTCATCTAGCGCCGGAGCCACCGACGAGGCGCTCACAATCCTGTCGGTTCTCGTGAGTCACCACGAGTGCAAAACGGCGATAGCCAAGGCTCACACCATCCCCTTCTTGATCGATTTGTTAAGATCAAGCCAGGCCCGCAACAAGGAGAATGCCGCTGCCATTTTACTTGCACTCTGCAAGAAGGATGCCCAGAATCTCGCTTGCATAGGGAGGCTGGGTGCTCAAATACCATTAACGGAGCTGTCCAAGACCGGCTCGGACAGAGCCAAGCGCAAGGCGACCTCTCTCCTGGAGCATCTCAGTAAGTTGCAGGTGCTCTAG